From Schizosaccharomyces pombe strain 972h- genome assembly, chromosome: II, the proteins below share one genomic window:
- the liz1 gene encoding plasma membrane pantothenate transmembrane transporter Liz1, with translation MALLNRLAKTFSPYYGLNKVEQKLLIKIDWFILSYCCVSYFINYLDRSSINNAYLSGMQEDLKMHGNELQDINVVFTCGYIIGQLPGSYALQRVPARLWFSVMNILWGLMTIFSFAVHSVRALMILRFFMAVAEASTFAGTHYILGAWYKESELCKRAGIFSASGLVGTMFAGYLQTAVHSSLNGKGGLSGWRWLFIIDGILTIPLSLYGLFLFPDVPETTKAPYFTEQEKELSFKRLPARPKKKPLTLKAIKDIVRSWRIYGLCILWIFSGETQAIAVNVLMGQWMKWSNKFSVAQINNYPTVITAVGVVSTLGASVISDKLAGNPRWPFGLFLCVITTVSATILLAWNVPDGAKFFAYFASGCTYAGQAVWFSWANDICRDNDQERGVVVFLMNMCQNIWHIWWAPIMYPNTDTPRFIKGLIGLLVVGGIVFVSSCIVSYMQIRDKRIKRSIQDAKDFDDVFTEHESLELKKIGKNDEESLNTTNAVKEISSPGLVITRQRISMPKETNAQD, from the coding sequence ATGGCGTTACTAAATAGGTTGGCAAAAACCTTTTCCCCTTATTATGGATTAAACAAAGTTGAACAAAagcttttaataaaaatagatTGGTTCATACTTTCTTACTGTTGCGtttcatattttattaattactTGGATAGATCATCAATAAACAATGCATACCTTAGTGGTATGCAAGAGGATTTGAAAATGCATGGTAATGAATTGCAAGATATAAACGTTGTTTTTACATGTGGATACATTATAGGACAATTGCCAGGTTCTTATGCATTACAGAGAGTACCAGCAAGACTTTGGTTTTCGGttatgaatattttatgGGGACTTATGAcgattttttcatttgcgGTACATTCCGTTCGAGCATTGATGATTTTACGCTTTTTCATGGCGGTTGCGGAGGCATCTACATTTGCTGGTACGCATTATATATTGGGCGCATGGTACAAAGAAAGTGAACTATGCAAACGTGCCGGAATTTTTTCAGCCTCTGGTTTAGTCGGCACAATGTTTGCTGGGTATTTGCAAACAGCAGTTCATTCATCATTAAATGGTAAAGGTGGTTTATCTGGTTGGCGTTGGctttttataattgatGGCATTTTGACGATTCCTCTTTCATTATATGGGCTCTTTCTGTTTCCTGACGTTCCAGAAACAACCAAGGCTCCTTATTTTACagaacaagaaaaagaattaagtTTCAAAAGGCTACCCGCTCGCCCCAAGAAGAAGCCATTAACGCTAAAAGCGATAAAGGATATTGTACGTTCATGGCGAATTTACGGTTTGTGCATCCTTTGGATTTTTAGCGGAGAAACACAAGCTATAGCTGTCAATGTATTGATGGGTCAGTGGATGAAATGGAGCAACAAATTTTCTGTTGcccaaataaataattaccCAACTGTGATTACAGCTGTTGGCGTAGTATCAACGTTAGGTGCTAGTGTTATTTCTGATAAATTAGCTGGAAACCCAAGATGGCCTTTTGGACTTTTTCTGTGCGTAATTACTACTGTTTCTGCTACAATACTTCTAGCATGGAACGTGCCAGATGGCGCAAAATTCTTTGCTTATTTCGCTTCTGGTTGTACATATGCTGGACAAGCAGTTTGGTTTTCTTGGGCAAATGACATTTGCCGGGATAATGATCAGGAAAGAGGAGTTGTTGTGTTTTTGATGAATATGTGTCAGAATATCTGGCATATTTGGTGGGCACCTATAATGTATCCCAATACTGATACGCCTCGATTTATAAAAGGATTAATTGGTTTGCTGGTGGTAGGAGGAATAGTCTTTGTTAGCTCTTGTATTGTTAGTTACATGCAAATCCGCgataaaagaattaaacGATCCATCCAGGATGCAAAAGATTTCGATGATGTATTCACTGAGCATGAAAGTTTagagttaaaaaaaataggcAAAAATGATGAGGAATCACTCAACACAACTAATGCGGTCAAAGAAATTAGTTCTCCAGGGCTTGTGATAACGCGACAGCGAATTTCCATGCCAAAAGAAACGAATGCCCAAGATTAG